The genomic stretch CGCGGCCTGGCGCTCGTCGTCCTGGGCAACGCGAACATCGGCTCCTTCCCCACCGAGTACCGCGCCCTGGGCAACGGCTTCCTCACCGACCTGTTCGGCGAGACCAAGCTCGACCCGCTGTCGCTGGTCATCGGCGCGCTCGCGATCGTCGCCTTCACCGTGCAGTCCGTGCGCACCCGCCGCGGCCGCCAGAAGTACGCGCAGAGCGTCGAGCCGGGCGCCTGGTTCGTCATCAAGCTCGTCCTCGTCGCCGTCGCCGTCGCCGCTTTCGCCTACGCACTCGCGACCTTCAAGGGCATCCCGGTCACCCTGATCATTCTCGCCGTGCTCGTCCTGATCTACGGCGTGGTCATGAACCGCTCCGTCTTCGGCCGCCATGTCTACGCGATCGGTGGCAACCTGCACGCCGCTGAACTCTCGGGCATCAAGACGCGCAACGTCACGTTCTGGCTGTTCGTCAACATGGGTGTGCTCGCGGCGCTGGCCGGACTCGTCTTCACCGCGCGCCTCAACCTCGCGGGACCCAAGGCGGGTGACGGCTTCGAGCTCGAGGCCATTTCGGCCGCGTTCATCGGCGGCGCGGCGGTGCAGGGCGGCGTCGGCACCATCGGCGGCGCGATCATCGGTGGTCTCATCATCGGCGTCCTGAACAACGGCATGTCGATTATGGGCATCGGCAGCGAGTGGCAGCAGGCGGTCAAGGGCCTCGTGCTCCTGCTCGCGGTCGCCTTCGACGTCTACAACAAGCGCCGCTCGGGCGGACGCTAGGCCCTGCGGTCGTGCCCGACTGGTCGCGGTTCCTACCGCTGGGCACCGGGCCCTCGGTCGACGAG from Rathayibacter rathayi encodes the following:
- the mmsB gene encoding multiple monosaccharide ABC transporter permease — translated: MTDLQNDPSTAAGAQVKPTENAFTKRLSHVLGDLGKNGIFIALIVVVLLFEVMTGGILLRPQNISNLIVQNGYILILAIGMVMVIVAGHIDLSVGSVAAFVGAISGVFAVTMGLPWWLSIALSLLIGALVGAWQGFWIAYVGIPAFIVTLAGMLIFRGLALVVLGNANIGSFPTEYRALGNGFLTDLFGETKLDPLSLVIGALAIVAFTVQSVRTRRGRQKYAQSVEPGAWFVIKLVLVAVAVAAFAYALATFKGIPVTLIILAVLVLIYGVVMNRSVFGRHVYAIGGNLHAAELSGIKTRNVTFWLFVNMGVLAALAGLVFTARLNLAGPKAGDGFELEAISAAFIGGAAVQGGVGTIGGAIIGGLIIGVLNNGMSIMGIGSEWQQAVKGLVLLLAVAFDVYNKRRSGGR